Part of the Oncorhynchus mykiss isolate Arlee chromosome 12, USDA_OmykA_1.1, whole genome shotgun sequence genome, ttgagccaatcagttgtattgtgacaaagtaggagtggtttacagaagatagccttatttggtaaaagcccaagtccatattatggcaaaaagagctcaaataagcaaagagaaattacagcccatcattacttaaagacatgaaggtcagtcaataaagaacatttcaagaactttgaaagtttcttaaaatgcagtctcaaaaaccatcaagcgttataatgaaactggctctcatgaggaccgctacaggaaaggaagacccagagctacctctgctgcagaggataagttaatttgagttaccagcctcagaaaatgcagtagaaatatatatttcacagagttcaagtgacagacacatctcaacatcaactgttcaaaggagactgtgtgaatcaggccttcatggttgaattgttgcaaataaaccactactaaaggacaccaataaaaagaagagacttgcttaggtcaagaaacacaaacaatggacattagactggtggaaatctgtcctttggtctgatgagtccaaatttgcgatttttggttccaaccgccgtgtctttgtgagacgcagagtaggtcaagatgatctccgcatgtgtggttcccaccctaaagcatggatgaggaggtgtgatggtgtaggagggcttttctggtgacactgtctgtgatttatttagaattcaaggcacacttaaccagcatggctaccacagaattctgcagatatacgccatcccatctggtttgcgcttagtgggactatcatttgtttttcaacaggacaatgacccaacacacctccagctatttgaccaagaaggagagtgatggagtgctgcatcagatgacctggcctccacaatcacccaacctcaacccaattgagatagtttgggatgagttggaccacagagagaaggaaaagcagccaacaagggctcagcatatgtgggaacaccttcaagactgttggaaaagcattccaggagaagctgtgtgagagaatgtgtgcaaagctgtcatccaaGCCAAATTTTACTCCTGTACTTTTTAGCCTAGCcataaaaggggttgaatacttattgactcaagacatttgagcttttcatttttaattcatttgtacaaAAATAATCTACATGTAATacgttttaaattcaggctgtaacacaacaggaTGTGGAAAAAGGGATGTTAACACTTAAATGGCCATTTTAAGGAATGTCTACATGATAGAGGGGAAAGGAGTATTAGCATGTTGTACTGTTAATAAATGTATCCGGCCGTAATCTGCTCTGTGTAACATGtacgctgggagtcgggaagcaagtacagagaGGGaatcatttaataaataaacgaaacatggaacaaaacaagaaacacaaaaaacacacagacaAGAAACAGAATCAATAACGAccgaggaaagaaccaaggggagtgacagatataggggaggtaatcaggaaggtgatggagtccaggtgaatcTCATGAGACCCAGGAGCGAgtaacgatggtggcaggtgtgcgtaataatctGCCGACGTCAAGAGccggagagggggagcgggagtacACGTAACACTGTGTTAGCATTCAGTAACATTCATTTAACTTTGTGAAGGCATACTATGAATTACCATTTACCTAGCAAATAATGCTAAAGTTCTCATTTATGGCGAAGCAATTGACATGCATTTCTCGTTGTGTGGGTCTGGTGTTTGAGTTAGGCCTACAGACATGCTACTGTCTCACAGATCCAGAAGAACAAATTGCTGCATGTTTCATCATTCTAGCTCTGTAAGGGATCATTGAAGGTAGCAGGGTGCATCAGCTATATACAGTCCTCAGTTCCATGCATGTTATTAGGCTATCCAAGCATCTAAAAACCTAAAAGCACACAATACAATCAGATTGTCAATGTTGCACCAATTCtgtaaaagacacaaaaataaTTTTCTTACCTTATGGTCAGTGGTGTGCCATCCACCCATGTCGTGGTCGATTCCATTTCTATGTCAGACAGACCAATCCAGTACCTCATCTTTTGGAATCCATTGTTAAATTCCTAGCATATTggcagaaaaaaatatattggcATACTGGCATCAACAGTCCCACACTAgtttccctcctttctttctctcacctgttcctctttgctgtttatgatcaccaggtctgctcctctcctcttgcAGTCCTTTCTACTCTCCTCCCAGGATTTAGTTTCAGTAGAGATGTAATACCAACTGGAGCCGAAAAACCTCCATCCCTGTCTTACCATCCCTGTTGAAAAGCAGCATAATAGAGCAGTAGAAAAGTAGCACTCATGTCCATATTGACACAAAAACCTCTTAGTGAATTATCCATTTAGATATATAAATATTATGGTTGTTTAAGCATTCCAAGATGGTGAATCAATGACTGTTTACACTCTCGCTCTCCTTTTTCAGATAAAGTACAACTCACCTAGCACACAGTTGAAACTGATCTCTCACTTTAGTCATGGTATCATAATTTGTCTTCATCTGGTCTATAGCTTTAATTAACTGGTCTCTCTCGTTAATTAACTGGTCTCTCTCATTAGTCACGGCATTGAAACTGGTCTGTGCCTGGTCTCTCTCGTTAGACATGGCAGTGAAACTGGTCTGTGCCTGGTCTCTCTCGTTAGACATGGCAGTGAAACTGGTCTGTGCCTGGTCTCTCTCGTTAGACATGGCATTGAAACTGATCTGTGCCTGGTCTCTCTCGTTAGACATGGCAGTGAAACTGGTCTCTAGTTGGTTTCTATCTTTTAAAGTGACATTGAAAAGGGTCCGTAGCTGGTCAGTCTCTTCAGTTAGGTTattgtaactggtctgtaaccAGTGTATCAGTGCAGAGTTGGCTCTAAGAAGAGAAGCTAAGATTTAGATGGCAGAAAGAGCCTATGATTCATGAGCTGTTTGTTATTTTCAGCATTATGTGTACAACTCCTTTATCTTTTGAAAAACATGCAGTTTAAGATTCTCCAGTTACAAGCATGTCATTACTGTAGTTTGTATAATTTTCCTGATTTTGCTAACTCTACTTCAAAGCTATTTTGTCAGAAATAATTTCACTCACAGAAGAGGTGCAGGGAGACATTGAGTGTGAATTGTACAATGCACATCAGACCAACGCTCACAGTGACCAGTCTGTAGACTATTCTCCCTGGCCCTGTATTCTCAGCTCCTGGGATggttaggaaacagcagaggaaggcACTGAATAACGCCTGTCTACTTCTTGACAATGACATTGAATGCACAACTAGCAAGGTAGTAACCTAATTTGTGTGGTCCCTAAAAACAAAACGCATCCTTATCATGACACATTATAACAGGTTATACATCCATTTGTCCATGAAAGAGTAATTTAGCCTGACAGGATGTTAGGATGTTGGTTTGAATCCAACATCCTAACATTTGTACTCTGCATTTAACAGAGTACAATGCAATTTGGATAAGCTCTCTTACCTGTTTTTTTCTGCCTCCTCTGAATCATTTGCTGCAGTCTTCATGTGTATATCCTTTGTATCCTCGGAAAGGTTTCCATGGTTCACATTGATTTCAGAATTTCCTGCTCTGACAATGTCTTCCATCTCTTGTGATGAAGTATGCGTGGTGACAGTGTGGTTCTCCACAATGGACAAGCTCTGTGATTGAGGAACTTATTTAAGCAAATTGAAAACAGGAAGCTGGTATATCAGGgacaacatttaaatgtttttcttaTCATTATTCTTCCTCCTATATATTGCCCTACTTTTTAGGTCTCAACTTCTGTCAAAGTTTTCATGTGGTTTTGGCACAGAGGAAAAGATAGACAGTGACCTTGTTGATATCCTGGAAAAGTGGTTGCCTCTCCATTGATGTTATACTTTATTGGTACCATTGATTCCCAGCATGATAATTATAAGTGTCAAAAAACCTGTCATTCAAAGTAGTAGTAAACAGGAATAGAAAAATTATGTTGGGCTACTACagtgttacatttttttaaatccatgagTGATGATTCATTGGAAGATGGTATTTACACAATTAAACCCTTTACACCAATAGTTGTCACAAGTGCTTTAGTAGGACCTAACCTGGCCAGGACCCCAAAATATCAAGCAGAAGCACAGTGGcaaggaaaactccctagaaggaaGAAACCTCGAGAGGACCCATAatcaaacatacagtgcattctgaaaatattcagaccccttcccttttttcatattttgttacattacattacagccttattctaaagtagattaaataaaaaacatcctcatcaatctacacacacagctcacaaattactgcacctgtacatagcccacctataatttagcccaaacaactacagtgccttgcgaaagtattcggcccccttgaactttgcgaccttttgccacatttcaggcttcaaacataaatatataaaactgtatttttttgtgaagaatcaacaacaagtggtgcacaatcatgaagtggaacgacattcattggctatttcaaacttttttaacaaatcaaaaactgaaaaattgggcgtgcaaaattattcagcccctttactttcagtgcagcaaactctctccagaagttcagtgaggatctctgaatgatccaatgttgacctaaatgactaatgatgataaataca contains:
- the LOC110537451 gene encoding C-type lectin domain family 4 member E gives rise to the protein MIQRRQKKTGMVRQGWRFFGSSWYYISTETKSWEESRKDCKRRGADLVIINSKEEQEFNNGFQKMRYWIGLSDIEMESTTTWVDGTPLTIRLLRTPATIVTRSWVS